One stretch of Pseudomonadota bacterium DNA includes these proteins:
- a CDS encoding cytochrome c, with translation MSYTTAGVLLTGLLTCTAVPAESFDRGQALYENHCQTCHESHVHLRARRASSLDELHKWVATWSWHANLGWSDEDITDVADYLNRHFLSSRCRGGTESRRQRQVGADSAVRDGRVAAASPCR, from the coding sequence ATGTCATACACCACGGCCGGCGTGCTGCTCACCGGACTGCTGACCTGCACTGCCGTGCCGGCAGAGTCGTTCGACCGCGGTCAGGCGCTCTACGAGAACCATTGCCAGACCTGCCATGAATCGCATGTGCATCTGCGCGCACGCCGGGCATCCTCGCTCGACGAATTGCACAAGTGGGTTGCGACCTGGAGCTGGCATGCTAACCTGGGCTGGAGCGACGAGGATATCACGGACGTGGCCGACTACCTCAACCGGCATTTCCTATCTTCGCGGTGCCGGGGCGGGACTGAGTCACGCCGACAGCGGCAGGTCGGCGCGGACAGCGCAGTCCGCGACGGACGCGTCGCCGCAGCTAGCCCTTGCCGATGA
- a CDS encoding YihY/virulence factor BrkB family protein — protein sequence MPDPRSIDAASATAVSGRMRYVIRHPWTFALITFAGFRANQGFLLAGAVAYYTLLSIVPMLALILISLSHLVEMKLLLDTTREYLVLVAPGQADKLTAQVAAFLHDWKLVGSLGLVMLVLFSSFAFTTLENAMSVIFFHRVAIHRRHFLVSAIIPYCYILCLALGMFLVSTVSGMLHSLDDRTFTVLGYTWAIQGHYTGIFYVLGIIGEILLLSSLYLVMPTGRLAVHHALIGGITATVLWELTRHFMVWYFSTLSIVNVVYGTFATAVILLLSLEAAAVILLFGAQVISEYERIDTPAAATTGMHT from the coding sequence ATGCCCGATCCGCGCAGTATCGACGCAGCGTCCGCAACCGCGGTGAGCGGTCGCATGCGTTATGTGATCAGGCATCCGTGGACCTTCGCACTGATCACCTTCGCCGGGTTCCGTGCCAACCAGGGGTTCCTGCTGGCGGGGGCGGTGGCGTACTACACGCTGTTGTCCATCGTACCCATGCTGGCCCTGATTCTCATCTCGCTGTCGCATCTGGTCGAGATGAAACTGCTGCTGGATACCACCCGCGAATACCTGGTACTGGTGGCGCCCGGCCAGGCCGACAAGCTGACCGCGCAGGTCGCGGCATTCCTGCACGATTGGAAGCTGGTCGGCTCGCTCGGGCTGGTCATGCTGGTGCTGTTCAGCTCGTTTGCCTTCACCACGCTGGAAAACGCCATGTCGGTGATCTTCTTCCATCGTGTCGCCATACATCGCCGGCACTTCCTGGTCTCGGCTATCATTCCCTATTGTTACATCCTGTGCCTGGCGCTCGGCATGTTTCTGGTCAGCACGGTCAGCGGCATGCTGCACAGCCTGGACGACCGAACCTTCACGGTGCTGGGGTATACCTGGGCGATACAGGGCCATTACACCGGGATCTTCTACGTGCTGGGCATCATCGGCGAGATCCTGCTGCTGTCTTCGCTCTATCTGGTCATGCCGACCGGCCGGCTGGCCGTGCACCATGCATTGATCGGCGGCATTACCGCGACCGTGCTCTGGGAACTGACGCGGCATTTCATGGTGTGGTATTTTTCCACCCTCTCCATCGTGAACGTGGTGTACGGCACGTTTGCGACGGCCGTCATCCTGCTGCTGAGCCTGGAAGCAGCGGCCGTCATCCTGCTGTTCGGTGCGCAGGTGATCTCGGAATACGAGCGTATCGATACGCCGGCCGCTGCTACCACGGGTATGCACACCTGA
- a CDS encoding rhodanese-like domain-containing protein encodes MTCRIPRLLLPGLLLAVASCGAAAAALPAAVDALVARAREQVTLIDQAAFLAVLQRADVQAGGILVIDVREPDEFEAGHIPGAVNIPRGVIEFRIWSLLGDSAAAAPVTAVYLYCGWGSRAALAAQSLQQLGLAHVTAVDVQLAQWQADGLPFALP; translated from the coding sequence ATGACATGCCGAATTCCCAGGCTGTTGCTGCCGGGCCTGTTGCTGGCTGTTGCGAGCTGCGGTGCCGCGGCCGCCGCACTGCCGGCGGCGGTCGACGCGCTGGTCGCGCGGGCGCGGGAGCAGGTCACGCTGATCGATCAGGCCGCTTTCCTGGCGGTGTTGCAGCGTGCCGACGTGCAGGCAGGCGGCATCCTGGTCATCGACGTGCGTGAGCCCGATGAATTTGAGGCCGGACACATCCCCGGCGCGGTCAATATTCCGCGCGGCGTGATCGAGTTCCGCATCTGGTCATTGCTGGGCGACAGCGCAGCCGCCGCGCCGGTAACCGCAGTGTACCTGTACTGCGGCTGGGGCAGCCGCGCCGCCCTGGCGGCGCAGTCGCTGCAGCAGCTGGGACTGGCGCACGTGACGGCGGTGGACGTACAACTGGCGCAATGGCAGGCAGACGGCCTGCCGTTTGCGTTACCCTGA
- a CDS encoding tetrathionate reductase family octaheme c-type cytochrome produces the protein MRVLLLLVLILTGAGEARPVVAAADQARTPAPSARERMPAYPAHTDHKFFFAAPFTDGPSVTRACLQCHPEAAHEVMQTTHWNWQGDEVNVPGHEGAVRIGKRNVINNFCIGVQSNWPACTMCHIGYGWEDENFDFQDASRVDCLVCHDNSGTYVKKFRGAGVPDESVDLLTAARSVGMPRRQNCGGCHFQGGGGNAVKHGDMDETLLFPSERIDVHMGKYDMACIDCHRTEHHRIRGRAMAVSVDAANRVACTDCHESQPHSDVRLNAHTARLACQTCHIPHMAADTGTKMSWDWSEAGQDLDITDSHRYLKIKGRFTWAKKVRPEYYWYNETSTRYITGDLIDPDKPTRITAPLGSRDDPTAKIWPFKVHRGKQPYDSVNKYFLVPNVHGDKGFWTAFDWKTALQTGSHISGLTYSGNYAFAPTEMFFPLSHMVTSPDEALQCRDCHGERSRLDWVALGYPGDPLGRPHQSHDPVYLNDADGVPVAESGAPLSVAETCGLCHELEDEAFVASHAYHGSIQDEQLPPERRQLMVDGPRIPADAASQMNCFLCHLQQPDLAARQAALDAGMPEWSVSATLAGTGLISATADGYRWNAADIDEDGAAAIDLRPVTEAQCGNCHGVVHDGSDPLLVNLGTNQNWTTETTGQVFSPQPIRLSGMNHAGKDDLDLVWDVHAERLVTCGDCHYSSDRPARLAGTATPASVAPAAGLKRRCESCHSLEGTHTWLPEAARHYHAVTCESCHVPRLEMGARESIDGTVMLPDGVPLVSYRGIDDTRLATPSNAYITGYTPLLRVGRSEAGANRVMPYNLVTHWYWTDGDGHEPIAAAALRAAWLGDDGYPAEVLEIFDTNGDGKLERQELRLDDNTKLMFIKERLRAAGVNNPQIRGEVRAYHIHHNIRHGDRVSRDCGACHPDGKTPLPGFELAPYVPGGVKPVLMQDTTRIILDGSWETTPQGGLRFAPTQGAATSWQAHENTIRSEP, from the coding sequence ATGCGCGTACTGCTGCTGCTTGTGCTGATATTGACCGGCGCCGGGGAAGCGCGACCGGTTGTTGCCGCCGCTGACCAGGCCCGCACGCCGGCGCCGAGTGCGCGCGAGCGCATGCCGGCATACCCGGCCCATACCGATCACAAGTTCTTCTTCGCCGCCCCATTCACGGACGGGCCCAGCGTCACCCGCGCCTGCCTCCAGTGCCATCCCGAGGCGGCCCACGAGGTCATGCAGACCACGCACTGGAACTGGCAGGGCGACGAAGTCAATGTGCCGGGACACGAGGGTGCGGTGCGTATCGGCAAACGCAATGTCATCAACAACTTCTGCATCGGCGTACAGTCGAACTGGCCGGCGTGCACCATGTGCCACATCGGTTACGGCTGGGAAGACGAAAACTTCGATTTCCAGGATGCCTCGCGGGTCGACTGCCTGGTCTGCCATGACAACAGCGGCACCTACGTGAAAAAATTCCGGGGCGCCGGCGTCCCCGACGAATCCGTGGACCTGCTGACCGCCGCGCGCAGCGTAGGCATGCCCCGCCGGCAGAACTGCGGCGGCTGTCACTTCCAGGGCGGCGGCGGCAATGCCGTCAAGCACGGCGACATGGACGAGACGCTGCTGTTCCCCAGCGAACGCATCGACGTGCACATGGGCAAGTACGACATGGCATGCATCGACTGCCACCGCACTGAGCACCACCGCATCCGCGGTCGCGCCATGGCGGTCAGCGTGGACGCCGCAAACCGCGTCGCCTGCACCGACTGTCACGAGTCGCAGCCGCATAGCGACGTGCGGTTGAACGCCCACACCGCGCGTCTGGCCTGCCAGACCTGCCATATACCGCACATGGCGGCCGACACCGGGACCAAGATGTCCTGGGACTGGTCCGAGGCAGGCCAGGACCTGGACATCACCGACTCGCATCGCTATCTGAAGATCAAGGGGCGCTTCACCTGGGCGAAGAAGGTACGACCGGAGTATTACTGGTATAACGAGACCTCGACCCGCTACATCACAGGGGATCTGATCGATCCCGACAAACCCACCCGCATCACCGCACCGCTCGGCAGCCGGGACGACCCCACGGCCAAGATCTGGCCGTTCAAGGTGCACCGCGGCAAGCAACCCTACGACAGCGTCAACAAGTATTTCCTGGTACCGAACGTACACGGCGACAAGGGTTTCTGGACTGCCTTCGACTGGAAGACCGCACTGCAGACTGGCTCCCATATCTCCGGCCTGACCTACAGCGGCAATTACGCCTTCGCGCCGACCGAGATGTTCTTTCCGCTCTCGCACATGGTCACCAGTCCGGACGAGGCCCTGCAGTGCCGCGACTGCCACGGCGAGCGGAGCCGGCTCGACTGGGTCGCTCTGGGCTACCCGGGTGATCCGCTGGGCCGCCCGCACCAGTCGCACGACCCGGTCTACCTGAACGATGCCGACGGCGTGCCGGTGGCCGAATCGGGCGCCCCGCTGTCGGTGGCGGAAACCTGCGGTCTGTGCCACGAACTCGAGGATGAGGCGTTCGTCGCCAGCCACGCCTATCACGGCAGTATCCAGGACGAACAGCTGCCGCCGGAACGGCGCCAGCTGATGGTGGACGGCCCGCGTATCCCCGCCGACGCCGCCAGCCAGATGAACTGCTTCCTGTGCCACCTGCAGCAGCCCGACCTCGCCGCCCGCCAGGCCGCCCTCGATGCCGGCATGCCCGAATGGTCGGTCAGCGCCACGCTCGCCGGCACCGGCTTGATCAGCGCAACTGCGGACGGCTACCGCTGGAACGCGGCTGACATCGACGAGGACGGCGCGGCCGCCATCGACCTGCGCCCCGTTACCGAGGCGCAGTGCGGCAACTGCCACGGCGTGGTGCACGACGGTTCAGATCCGCTGCTGGTGAATCTCGGCACGAACCAGAACTGGACGACGGAGACCACGGGCCAGGTATTCTCGCCCCAGCCGATACGGCTGTCCGGGATGAACCATGCCGGCAAGGATGACCTCGACCTGGTGTGGGACGTGCACGCCGAACGTCTGGTGACCTGCGGCGACTGCCATTACTCGAGCGATCGCCCGGCGCGGCTGGCCGGCACGGCGACCCCCGCCAGCGTCGCACCGGCCGCAGGGCTGAAACGGCGCTGCGAAAGCTGTCACAGCCTGGAAGGCACCCATACCTGGCTGCCGGAAGCGGCGCGCCACTACCATGCCGTCACCTGCGAGTCCTGCCACGTTCCCCGGCTGGAAATGGGTGCGCGGGAAAGCATCGACGGCACGGTCATGCTGCCGGACGGCGTCCCGCTGGTCAGTTATCGCGGTATCGACGATACCCGGCTCGCCACTCCCAGCAACGCCTACATCACGGGCTACACCCCGCTGTTGCGCGTCGGCAGGAGCGAAGCGGGCGCGAACCGCGTCATGCCCTACAATCTGGTCACCCACTGGTACTGGACGGACGGCGACGGGCACGAGCCGATCGCCGCGGCCGCCCTGCGCGCGGCCTGGCTCGGGGACGACGGTTATCCCGCCGAGGTGCTGGAAATCTTCGATACCAACGGCGACGGCAAGCTGGAACGGCAGGAACTGCGCCTGGACGACAACACCAAGCTGATGTTCATCAAGGAGCGGCTGCGTGCCGCGGGCGTCAACAACCCGCAAATTCGCGGCGAGGTGAGGGCCTATCACATTCACCACAACATCCGCCATGGCGACCGGGTGAGCCGCGATTGCGGCGCCTGTCACCCGGATGGCAAGACACCCCTGCCCGGCTTCGAACTGGCACCCTATGTCCCGGGCGGCGTGAAACCCGTGCTGATGCAGGACACCACCCGCATCATTCTCGATGGCAGCTGGGAGACGACGCCGCAGGGCGGGCTGCGTTTCGCACCCACCCAGGGCGCCGCAACATCCTGGCAGGCGCATGAAAACACCATACGGAGTGAACCATGA
- a CDS encoding YeeE/YedE thiosulfate transporter family protein — protein sequence MSGRIPKTGYWNPYVGGTLLGILLFLSFFITGHGLGASGGVNRVAVALESLVVPEHVDTSPYLADIAGGDPLKHWIVLEAIGVMLGGFVSGLLRGRVRLQTYHGPQITPQARWAFAFAGGVLMGYGARLARGCTSGQALSGGAVLSVGSWAFMFAVFAGGYLLAWFVRRLWQPGD from the coding sequence ATGAGCGGGCGGATACCGAAGACCGGATACTGGAATCCCTACGTGGGCGGAACGCTGCTCGGCATTCTGCTGTTCCTGTCCTTCTTCATCACCGGTCACGGCCTGGGTGCCTCGGGCGGCGTCAATCGCGTGGCTGTGGCGCTCGAAAGCCTGGTGGTACCGGAACACGTGGATACCTCGCCCTACCTCGCCGACATCGCCGGTGGCGACCCGCTGAAACACTGGATCGTGCTCGAAGCGATCGGGGTGATGCTCGGCGGCTTCGTCTCCGGCCTGCTGCGCGGCCGGGTCCGTCTGCAGACCTACCACGGTCCGCAGATCACGCCGCAGGCCCGCTGGGCCTTCGCCTTCGCCGGCGGCGTCCTGATGGGCTACGGCGCGCGCCTGGCGCGCGGCTGCACCTCGGGCCAGGCGCTCAGTGGCGGCGCGGTACTGTCAGTCGGCAGCTGGGCGTTCATGTTCGCGGTCTTCGCCGGCGGTTACCTGCTGGCGTGGTTCGTGCGTCGCCTGTGGCAACCGGGAGACTAG
- a CDS encoding YeeE/YedE thiosulfate transporter family protein — MAPYDIATSFGITGSYLIYLGIGFCFGFILESSGFGDSRRLAGQFYFRELRVLKVMFTAIVVAMLLVFWSTALGLLDFDDIMVKETWLWPGIVGGFIMGVGFILGGYCPGTSLVSVATLKVDGMFFLLGLVVGILAFGETIGYINAFWNSSYLGRFILPELFGLDIGVVVVLVVCLAIAMFLGFGWIQQLLYGRGDPE; from the coding sequence ATGGCACCGTACGATATCGCGACCAGCTTCGGGATCACCGGGTCCTACCTGATCTATCTGGGCATCGGTTTCTGCTTCGGCTTCATCCTCGAATCCAGCGGATTCGGCGACTCGCGTCGACTGGCGGGACAATTCTATTTCCGCGAACTGCGCGTGCTGAAGGTCATGTTCACCGCCATCGTGGTAGCGATGTTGCTGGTGTTCTGGTCCACGGCGCTGGGGCTGCTGGATTTCGACGACATCATGGTCAAGGAAACCTGGCTCTGGCCCGGCATCGTCGGCGGTTTCATCATGGGTGTGGGTTTCATCCTGGGTGGCTACTGCCCCGGCACATCGCTGGTCAGCGTCGCCACGCTGAAGGTGGACGGGATGTTCTTCCTGCTGGGCCTGGTCGTCGGGATACTCGCCTTCGGCGAAACCATCGGGTACATCAACGCGTTCTGGAATTCCAGCTATCTGGGGCGTTTCATTCTGCCCGAGCTGTTCGGACTCGATATCGGCGTGGTAGTGGTACTCGTGGTCTGTCTCGCCATCGCCATGTTCCTGGGCTTCGGCTGGATCCAGCAGCTGCTGTACGGACGGGGTGATCCGGAATGA
- a CDS encoding rhodanese-like domain-containing protein, producing the protein MSGLVNPRSLGAAGLLAAALALALHGQPDLAQKWAYLAPEYGNRLEYREVYIDPAELLHLMNDDYIELIIYDVRDERDWNIFHLVDAERIALADLPAQRQRLRGLSELGVVVIVSNDEIQATEAWKRLMALAKPNVYILEGGINHWLNIYGVTDEEHAEHGIASLARPDGTLRHPFKLALGARHAAARPDEHSAPQREYTAKVRLLKQVKKAGGCD; encoded by the coding sequence ATGAGTGGCCTGGTTAACCCGCGCAGCCTGGGTGCCGCGGGCCTGCTCGCGGCTGCGCTCGCGCTCGCGCTGCACGGCCAGCCCGACCTGGCGCAGAAATGGGCCTACCTGGCGCCCGAATACGGTAACCGCCTGGAGTACCGCGAGGTCTACATCGATCCGGCCGAGCTGCTGCATCTGATGAACGACGACTACATCGAGCTTATCATCTACGACGTCCGCGACGAGCGCGACTGGAACATTTTTCACCTGGTGGACGCCGAGCGCATCGCATTGGCGGACCTGCCGGCGCAACGCCAGCGCCTGCGCGGGCTCTCCGAGCTGGGGGTGGTGGTGATCGTCAGCAACGACGAAATCCAGGCCACCGAGGCCTGGAAGCGGCTGATGGCGCTGGCGAAGCCCAATGTCTACATACTGGAAGGCGGGATCAACCACTGGCTCAATATCTACGGCGTGACCGACGAGGAACATGCCGAGCACGGCATTGCGAGCCTCGCCCGTCCGGACGGTACGCTGCGACACCCCTTCAAGCTGGCACTGGGCGCGCGACACGCGGCCGCGCGCCCGGACGAACACAGCGCGCCGCAGCGCGAATACACCGCGAAGGTCCGCCTGCTGAAGCAGGTGAAAAAGGCCGGCGGCTGCGACTAG
- a CDS encoding DmsE family decaheme c-type cytochrome, protein MNPKRLLPICLLAWCAIALGAAAETADENPCAGMADGEIMGVDVCSECHEDKVEGMRANPHGQPADARTPFGSHGCETCHGPGTIHFDVEGNCIISLRGKFGESVEMRNDICLDCHAAQKLHWPGSTHESEDLACTSCHGIHTPSGVLDRATQAEVCFKCHKDVQAQTYRPSTHPIRDAKVICSDCHDPHGTVAAADLKQPGINETCYTCHAEKRGPFLWEHFPVTEDCTLCHEAHGSVHENLLNRQRPQLCQQCHQSDTGAGGRQHYRRLLDYVDPDPARGRFIVGESCSNCHSQVHGSNHPSGAFLLR, encoded by the coding sequence ATGAACCCGAAACGACTGTTGCCGATCTGCCTGCTCGCGTGGTGTGCGATCGCACTTGGCGCCGCGGCGGAAACCGCCGACGAGAACCCCTGCGCAGGCATGGCGGATGGGGAAATCATGGGCGTGGACGTCTGCAGCGAATGCCATGAAGACAAGGTCGAGGGTATGCGCGCGAACCCGCACGGCCAGCCGGCCGATGCGCGCACCCCGTTCGGCAGCCACGGCTGCGAGACCTGCCACGGCCCGGGCACCATCCATTTCGACGTGGAAGGCAACTGCATCATCAGTCTGCGCGGCAAGTTCGGCGAGTCCGTGGAGATGCGCAACGACATCTGCCTGGACTGCCATGCCGCACAAAAGCTGCACTGGCCCGGCAGCACCCACGAGAGCGAGGACCTGGCCTGCACCAGCTGCCACGGCATCCACACACCGAGTGGCGTGCTGGACCGTGCGACCCAGGCCGAGGTGTGCTTCAAGTGCCACAAGGATGTGCAGGCCCAGACCTACCGGCCGTCCACCCATCCGATCCGCGACGCCAAGGTGATCTGCAGCGACTGCCACGACCCGCACGGCACCGTGGCGGCGGCCGATCTGAAGCAGCCGGGCATCAACGAGACCTGCTACACCTGTCACGCCGAGAAGCGCGGGCCCTTCCTGTGGGAGCACTTCCCGGTCACCGAGGACTGCACCCTGTGTCACGAGGCGCACGGTTCCGTCCACGAGAATCTGCTGAACCGGCAGCGCCCGCAGCTCTGCCAGCAATGCCACCAGAGCGATACCGGCGCCGGGGGCCGGCAGCATTACCGCAGGTTGCTGGATTATGTCGATCCCGACCCCGCACGCGGCCGCTTCATAGTCGGCGAGAGCTGCAGCAACTGCCACTCTCAGGTCCACGGCTCGAATCACCCGTCCGGGGCGTTCCTGTTGCGCTGA